In the Sediminibacter sp. Hel_I_10 genome, one interval contains:
- a CDS encoding OmpA family protein has translation MMKILKVIFILAVLMNCSTVDAQIFKKLAKKAEKAAERTVERRVERESEKKTDQALDSVFDKKGNKKSKRKNRSKKGEPNPKSEEVSKASTKRDINRAPDFEPGNVSIFDDRFSKENPGDFPANWDTNGSGELVIIDGVKWLRLGGNSTYVPILDKAPPEDYTIEFDLLVTGLDKKTSSSSRINLLLEDTERFGKPKSFAMVELSPSQFIESQGVVEKNENGKRIFRNKIGKDYREAIDGQSHISIAINKSRMRIWMNENKLIDIPRLVPEGKMTFKLQTLSLRDEFGKDEVYISNFKMASAGEDNRSKLLTEGKLSTNAIQFESGSDKILPSSFAIIREIASVLEQNPEVNIAIIGHTDSDGDDSSNLILSQQRAASVKKAMHFQYGIAEKRMQTEGKGENDPIVKNTSEAGKAQNRRVEFIKL, from the coding sequence ATGATGAAGATCTTAAAAGTAATTTTTATACTGGCAGTTTTGATGAACTGCTCAACTGTTGACGCTCAAATTTTTAAGAAACTCGCTAAAAAAGCTGAGAAAGCTGCAGAGCGCACAGTTGAAAGACGTGTGGAACGCGAGAGCGAAAAAAAGACCGACCAAGCATTGGATAGTGTTTTTGATAAAAAGGGCAATAAAAAAAGCAAAAGAAAAAATAGAAGTAAAAAGGGAGAACCTAATCCCAAAAGTGAAGAGGTTTCTAAAGCGTCAACTAAAAGAGATATCAACCGTGCCCCAGATTTTGAGCCAGGTAATGTTAGCATCTTTGACGATCGTTTTTCTAAAGAGAATCCAGGAGACTTTCCTGCAAATTGGGACACTAATGGTAGCGGAGAACTGGTGATTATAGATGGTGTTAAATGGTTGCGATTGGGAGGCAATTCCACTTATGTTCCTATTCTCGACAAAGCACCGCCAGAAGATTATACAATAGAGTTCGATCTGCTGGTAACTGGACTTGACAAAAAAACGAGTTCTAGTTCTAGGATCAACTTACTCCTCGAAGATACCGAGCGCTTTGGCAAACCAAAATCATTTGCCATGGTAGAACTATCGCCGTCGCAATTTATAGAATCTCAAGGTGTGGTTGAAAAAAATGAAAATGGGAAACGTATTTTCAGGAATAAAATAGGTAAGGATTATCGGGAGGCCATAGACGGGCAATCGCATATTTCTATAGCTATCAACAAATCCCGTATGCGGATTTGGATGAATGAGAACAAACTGATTGACATTCCAAGATTGGTCCCAGAAGGCAAAATGACCTTTAAGCTACAAACGCTATCCTTGCGTGACGAATTTGGTAAAGACGAAGTCTATATTTCTAATTTTAAAATGGCCAGTGCAGGCGAGGATAACCGTAGCAAATTATTGACCGAGGGCAAGTTATCCACTAACGCCATTCAGTTTGAATCGGGAAGCGATAAAATCTTACCATCATCTTTTGCGATTATACGCGAGATCGCATCCGTTTTAGAGCAAAACCCAGAGGTCAACATTGCTATTATAGGTCACACCGATAGCGATGGAGATGACAGTAGCAACTTGATATTGTCACAACAACGAGCAGCTTCAGTAAAAAAAGCCATGCATTTTCAATATGGTATTGCCGAAAAACGCATGCAAACTGAAGGTAAGGGAGAAAATGATCCGATAGTAAAGAATACTTCCGAAGCAGGTAAAGCACAAAATAGACGTGTAGAATTTATAAAACTATAA